One Glycine max cultivar Williams 82 chromosome 4, Glycine_max_v4.0, whole genome shotgun sequence DNA segment encodes these proteins:
- the LOC100818581 gene encoding protein RBL isoform X1 → MNASIIDPLQGDFPEVIEEYLEYGCMKCIAFNRRGTLLAAGCNNGSCVIWDFETRGIAKILRDDECSSPITSICWSKYGHQILVSAADKSLILWDVMSSKKITRIVLQQTPLQARLHPGSSTPSLCLACPLSCAPMIVDLNTGNTTLLKVSVLETCNGPTPTPPSRNKCSDGITSFTPTAACFNKYGTLVYVGNSKGEILAIDYKNGDVRAVVPISGGSVVKNIVFSRNGQYLLTNSNDRIIRIYENRLPLKDEVRALDDLSENHNVLNNIENLKAVGSKCLTLFREFQDSITKVHWKAPCFSGDGEWVVGGSASKGEHKIYIWDRAGHLVKILEGPKEALIDLAWHPVHPIVVSVSLNGLVYIWAKDYTENWSAFAPDFKELEENEEYVEREDEFDLIPETEKVKGPDVNEDEEVDIITVEKDAAFSDSDMSQEELCYLPSTPSRDVPEQQEKCVESSSKLLDSNNTGSPLSEEAGPNGHMMNHASSPLEDDAGRMKRKRKPSEKVLELQAEKVKKPSKSSKLAKPKSKSLADQDNDNAANHKVVGKMTELKKRFGGICHYLFPTSYLSLGCLSMTTREH, encoded by the exons ATGAATGCCTCCATCATTG ATCCGTTGCAGGGCGATTTCCCTGAAGTGATAGAGGAGTATTTGGAATATGGTTGTATGAAATGCATTGCCTTCAATCGCCGTGGCACCCTTCTTGCTG CTGGATGCAACAATGGAAGTTGTGTTATTTGGGATTTTGAAACCAGAGGCATTGCTAAGATTCTGCGTGATGATGAATGTTCTTCTCCCATAACTAGCATTTGCTGGTCAAAGTATGGTCATCAAATTCTTGTATCTGCTGCTGATAAATCATTGATATTGTGGGATGTTATGAGTAGTAAGAAGATAACACGGATAGTTTTGCAACAAACCCCCCTACAAGCTCGTCTTCATCCAGGATCCTCGACCCCATCTCTTTGCTTAGCATGTCCTCTTTCATGTGCTCCAATGATTGTTGATCTGAACACAGGAAACACAACTTTACTTAAAGTTTCTGTCTTAGAGACATGCAATGGACCAACACCAACCCCTCCTTCACGTAATAAATGTTCTGATGGAATTACCTCCTTCACACCAACTGCTGCTTGTTTTAATAAGTATGGGACTCTGGTTTATGTGGGAAACTCAAAAGGGGAAATTCTTGCCATTGATTACAAAAATGGTGACGTGCGTGCTGTAGTTCCAATCTCTGGTGGTTCTGTTGTAAAGAACATTGTGTTCAGCAGGAATGGGCAGTATCTGCTcacaaattcaaatgatcgaatAATTCGAATCTATGAAAACCGTCTACCCCTGAAAGATGAAGTCAGAGCCCTTGATGACCTGAGTGAGAACCACAATGTTCTAAATAATATCGAGAATTTGAAGGCTGTTGGATCAAAATGTTTAACTTTATTCCGGGAATTTCAAGATTCCATCACGAAGGTACACTGGAAAGCACCTTGTTTCAGTGGTGATGGTGAGTGGGTAGTCGGTGGTTCTGCTAGCAAAGGTGAGCACAAGATTTACATATGGGATAGAGCTGGACATCTTGTGAAAATCCTTGAAGGGCCTAAGGAAGCTCTGATAGATTTAGCATGGCATCCTGTGCATCCTATTGTTGTATCTGTTTCGCTGAATGGTTTGGTTTATATATGGGCAAAAGATTATACTGAGAACTGGAGTGCATTTGCTCCTGATTTCAAGGAGCTTGAGGAAAATGAGGAGTATGTAGAGCGTGAAGATGAATTTGATCTGATTCCTGAGACTGAGAAG GTGAAAGGACCTGATGTTAATGAAGATGAGGAAGTTGACATTATAACAGTGGAGAAAGATGCTGCTTTCAGTGATTCTGATATGTCTCAAGAAGAGCTATGTTACTTGCCATCAACCCCTAGTCGTGATGTTCCTGAGCAGCAAGAGAAGTGTGTAGAAAGTTCTTCTAAGTTGTTGGACAGCAATAACACTGGATCCCCTCTTTCGGAAGAAGCTGGACCAAATGGACATATGATGAATCATGCATCTAGTCCTCTTGAAG ATGATGCTGGGCGCATGAAAAGAAAGCGGAAACCTTCAGAGAAGGTGTTGGAATTACAAGCAGAAAAAGTTAAGAAACCCTCAAAATCTAGCAAATTGGCAAAACCTAAGAGCAAATCTTTGGCCGATCAAGATAATG
- the LOC100818581 gene encoding protein RBL isoform X2 — protein MNASIIDPLQGDFPEVIEEYLEYGCMKCIAFNRRGTLLAAGCNNGSCVIWDFETRGIAKILRDDECSSPITSICWSKYGHQILVSAADKSLILWDVMSSKKITRIVLQQTPLQARLHPGSSTPSLCLACPLSCAPMIVDLNTGNTTLLKVSVLETCNGPTPTPPSRNKCSDGITSFTPTAACFNKYGTLVYVGNSKGEILAIDYKNGDVRAVVPISGGSVVKNIVFSRNGQYLLTNSNDRIIRIYENRLPLKDEVRALDDLSENHNVLNNIENLKAVGSKCLTLFREFQDSITKVHWKAPCFSGDGEWVVGGSASKGEHKIYIWDRAGHLVKILEGPKEALIDLAWHPVHPIVVSVSLNGLVYIWAKDYTENWSAFAPDFKELEENEEYVEREDEFDLIPETEKVKGPDVNEDEEVDIITVEKDAAFSDSDMSQEELCYLPSTPSRDVPEQQEKCVESSSKLLDSNNTGSPLSEEAGPNGHMMNHASSPLEDDAGRMKRKRKPSEKVLELQAEKVKKPSKSSKLAKPKSKSLADQDNGLSSVIKKRPWRNGVAEFWKNATK, from the exons ATGAATGCCTCCATCATTG ATCCGTTGCAGGGCGATTTCCCTGAAGTGATAGAGGAGTATTTGGAATATGGTTGTATGAAATGCATTGCCTTCAATCGCCGTGGCACCCTTCTTGCTG CTGGATGCAACAATGGAAGTTGTGTTATTTGGGATTTTGAAACCAGAGGCATTGCTAAGATTCTGCGTGATGATGAATGTTCTTCTCCCATAACTAGCATTTGCTGGTCAAAGTATGGTCATCAAATTCTTGTATCTGCTGCTGATAAATCATTGATATTGTGGGATGTTATGAGTAGTAAGAAGATAACACGGATAGTTTTGCAACAAACCCCCCTACAAGCTCGTCTTCATCCAGGATCCTCGACCCCATCTCTTTGCTTAGCATGTCCTCTTTCATGTGCTCCAATGATTGTTGATCTGAACACAGGAAACACAACTTTACTTAAAGTTTCTGTCTTAGAGACATGCAATGGACCAACACCAACCCCTCCTTCACGTAATAAATGTTCTGATGGAATTACCTCCTTCACACCAACTGCTGCTTGTTTTAATAAGTATGGGACTCTGGTTTATGTGGGAAACTCAAAAGGGGAAATTCTTGCCATTGATTACAAAAATGGTGACGTGCGTGCTGTAGTTCCAATCTCTGGTGGTTCTGTTGTAAAGAACATTGTGTTCAGCAGGAATGGGCAGTATCTGCTcacaaattcaaatgatcgaatAATTCGAATCTATGAAAACCGTCTACCCCTGAAAGATGAAGTCAGAGCCCTTGATGACCTGAGTGAGAACCACAATGTTCTAAATAATATCGAGAATTTGAAGGCTGTTGGATCAAAATGTTTAACTTTATTCCGGGAATTTCAAGATTCCATCACGAAGGTACACTGGAAAGCACCTTGTTTCAGTGGTGATGGTGAGTGGGTAGTCGGTGGTTCTGCTAGCAAAGGTGAGCACAAGATTTACATATGGGATAGAGCTGGACATCTTGTGAAAATCCTTGAAGGGCCTAAGGAAGCTCTGATAGATTTAGCATGGCATCCTGTGCATCCTATTGTTGTATCTGTTTCGCTGAATGGTTTGGTTTATATATGGGCAAAAGATTATACTGAGAACTGGAGTGCATTTGCTCCTGATTTCAAGGAGCTTGAGGAAAATGAGGAGTATGTAGAGCGTGAAGATGAATTTGATCTGATTCCTGAGACTGAGAAG GTGAAAGGACCTGATGTTAATGAAGATGAGGAAGTTGACATTATAACAGTGGAGAAAGATGCTGCTTTCAGTGATTCTGATATGTCTCAAGAAGAGCTATGTTACTTGCCATCAACCCCTAGTCGTGATGTTCCTGAGCAGCAAGAGAAGTGTGTAGAAAGTTCTTCTAAGTTGTTGGACAGCAATAACACTGGATCCCCTCTTTCGGAAGAAGCTGGACCAAATGGACATATGATGAATCATGCATCTAGTCCTCTTGAAG ATGATGCTGGGCGCATGAAAAGAAAGCGGAAACCTTCAGAGAAGGTGTTGGAATTACAAGCAGAAAAAGTTAAGAAACCCTCAAAATCTAGCAAATTGGCAAAACCTAAGAGCAAATCTTTGGCCGATCAAGATAATG GTTTGAGCAGTGTTATTAAAAAGCGGCCATGGCGGAATGGCGTCGCGGAATTTTGGAAAAACGCCACCAAATAG
- the LOC100818581 gene encoding protein RBL isoform X3: protein MAGCNNGSCVIWDFETRGIAKILRDDECSSPITSICWSKYGHQILVSAADKSLILWDVMSSKKITRIVLQQTPLQARLHPGSSTPSLCLACPLSCAPMIVDLNTGNTTLLKVSVLETCNGPTPTPPSRNKCSDGITSFTPTAACFNKYGTLVYVGNSKGEILAIDYKNGDVRAVVPISGGSVVKNIVFSRNGQYLLTNSNDRIIRIYENRLPLKDEVRALDDLSENHNVLNNIENLKAVGSKCLTLFREFQDSITKVHWKAPCFSGDGEWVVGGSASKGEHKIYIWDRAGHLVKILEGPKEALIDLAWHPVHPIVVSVSLNGLVYIWAKDYTENWSAFAPDFKELEENEEYVEREDEFDLIPETEKVKGPDVNEDEEVDIITVEKDAAFSDSDMSQEELCYLPSTPSRDVPEQQEKCVESSSKLLDSNNTGSPLSEEAGPNGHMMNHASSPLEDDAGRMKRKRKPSEKVLELQAEKVKKPSKSSKLAKPKSKSLADQDNDNAANHKVVGKMTELKKRFGGICHYLFPTSYLSLGCLSMTTREH from the exons ATGG CTGGATGCAACAATGGAAGTTGTGTTATTTGGGATTTTGAAACCAGAGGCATTGCTAAGATTCTGCGTGATGATGAATGTTCTTCTCCCATAACTAGCATTTGCTGGTCAAAGTATGGTCATCAAATTCTTGTATCTGCTGCTGATAAATCATTGATATTGTGGGATGTTATGAGTAGTAAGAAGATAACACGGATAGTTTTGCAACAAACCCCCCTACAAGCTCGTCTTCATCCAGGATCCTCGACCCCATCTCTTTGCTTAGCATGTCCTCTTTCATGTGCTCCAATGATTGTTGATCTGAACACAGGAAACACAACTTTACTTAAAGTTTCTGTCTTAGAGACATGCAATGGACCAACACCAACCCCTCCTTCACGTAATAAATGTTCTGATGGAATTACCTCCTTCACACCAACTGCTGCTTGTTTTAATAAGTATGGGACTCTGGTTTATGTGGGAAACTCAAAAGGGGAAATTCTTGCCATTGATTACAAAAATGGTGACGTGCGTGCTGTAGTTCCAATCTCTGGTGGTTCTGTTGTAAAGAACATTGTGTTCAGCAGGAATGGGCAGTATCTGCTcacaaattcaaatgatcgaatAATTCGAATCTATGAAAACCGTCTACCCCTGAAAGATGAAGTCAGAGCCCTTGATGACCTGAGTGAGAACCACAATGTTCTAAATAATATCGAGAATTTGAAGGCTGTTGGATCAAAATGTTTAACTTTATTCCGGGAATTTCAAGATTCCATCACGAAGGTACACTGGAAAGCACCTTGTTTCAGTGGTGATGGTGAGTGGGTAGTCGGTGGTTCTGCTAGCAAAGGTGAGCACAAGATTTACATATGGGATAGAGCTGGACATCTTGTGAAAATCCTTGAAGGGCCTAAGGAAGCTCTGATAGATTTAGCATGGCATCCTGTGCATCCTATTGTTGTATCTGTTTCGCTGAATGGTTTGGTTTATATATGGGCAAAAGATTATACTGAGAACTGGAGTGCATTTGCTCCTGATTTCAAGGAGCTTGAGGAAAATGAGGAGTATGTAGAGCGTGAAGATGAATTTGATCTGATTCCTGAGACTGAGAAG GTGAAAGGACCTGATGTTAATGAAGATGAGGAAGTTGACATTATAACAGTGGAGAAAGATGCTGCTTTCAGTGATTCTGATATGTCTCAAGAAGAGCTATGTTACTTGCCATCAACCCCTAGTCGTGATGTTCCTGAGCAGCAAGAGAAGTGTGTAGAAAGTTCTTCTAAGTTGTTGGACAGCAATAACACTGGATCCCCTCTTTCGGAAGAAGCTGGACCAAATGGACATATGATGAATCATGCATCTAGTCCTCTTGAAG ATGATGCTGGGCGCATGAAAAGAAAGCGGAAACCTTCAGAGAAGGTGTTGGAATTACAAGCAGAAAAAGTTAAGAAACCCTCAAAATCTAGCAAATTGGCAAAACCTAAGAGCAAATCTTTGGCCGATCAAGATAATG